From a single Fulvivirga ulvae genomic region:
- a CDS encoding pinensin family lanthipeptide, with amino-acid sequence MKKLKIEQLKVKSFVTEMPTGKSETVKVQGGASATVCGKHECPTVVTFGYWTYCCEDSGTYCQ; translated from the coding sequence GCAACTTAAAGTGAAAAGTTTTGTCACTGAAATGCCTACCGGTAAAAGTGAAACTGTAAAAGTACAGGGTGGAGCGTCAGCTACTGTTTGTGGTAAACATGAATGCCCTACAGTAGTTACTTTTGGGTACTGGACGTATTGCTGCGAGGATTCAGGTACTTATTGCCAGTAA